The sequence below is a genomic window from Oncorhynchus nerka isolate Pitt River linkage group LG7, Oner_Uvic_2.0, whole genome shotgun sequence.
ACTtatgagatgagtaacacagaacagtatatacacattattaaagtgaccagtgattccatgtctgtgttcattggcttgcaaaagtattcacccccttggcaatggaattcaaatagatttttttggggggttgtatcatttgatctacacaacatgcctaccactttgaagatgcaaaatattttttattgtgaaacaaacaagaaataagacacaaaacagaaaacttgagcatgcattcACCCCCaaaaaaagtcaatactttgtagagctaccttttgcagcaattacagctgcaagtctctgtaagcttggcacatctagccactgagatttttgcccattcttcaaggcaaaactactCCAGCTCCtttaagttggatgggttccgctggtgtacagcaatctttaaatcaTGCCACAAATTCGAAAATTGGATTGAggtatgggctttgactaggccattccaatacatttgaatgtttccccttaaaccactcgagtgttgcttcagcagtatgcttagggtcattgtcctgctggaaggtgaaccttcgtcccagtctcaaatctctggaagactgaaacaggtttccctcaagaatttccctgtatttagcaccatccatcctTCTGTTctaaccagtttcccagtccctgatgatgaaaaacatccccacagcatgatgctgccaccaccatgcttcactgtggggacggtgttctcagggtgatgagaggtgttgggtttgcaccagacacactttttcagttctgcccacatattttctatgggattgaggtcagggctttgtgatgaccccTCCAATAGCTTgagtttgttgtccttaagccattttgccacaactttggaagtatgcttggtcaatgtccatttggaagacccattgcaACCAAGCGTTAACTTCAAaagctgatgtcttgagatgttgcttcaatatatccacatgattttcctgcctcatgatgccatctattttgtgaagtgcaccaggccctcctgcagcaaagcacctccacaacatgatgctgccacccccgtgcttcacggttgggatggtgttcttcggcttgcaagcctcccccttttttctccaaacataacgatggtcactgtggccaaacagtcctatttttgtttcaacagaccagaggacatttcttcaaaaagtatgatctttgtccccatgtgcagttgcttcttccttgctgagcagcctttcagtttatgtcgatataggactcgttttactgtggatatagattattttgtacctgtttcctccagcatcttcacaaggtcctttgttgttgttctggaattgatttgcacttttcgcaccaaagtacgttcatctctctgagacagggaagtcaggaaccaaaatACCttcttcagggaagtcaggaaccaatatactcagtcagttaggaaagctaaggctagctttttcaaaccgAAATTTgtttcctgtagcactaattccaaaaagttttgggacactgtaaagtccattgagaataagagcacctcctcccagctgcccactgcactgaggataggaaacactgtcacccagataaatctacgataatctatcatttcaataagcacttttccatggcaggccatgctttccacctggctactcctaccctgtCCAACATCTCAGCACACCCTGTAGCAacttgcaccccccccccccccccctccgcttctccttcacccaaatccaatcAGCTgatgcaaaatctggatccctacaaatcagctgggctagacaatctggaccctctctttttaaaattatccgccgcaattgttgcaacccctattactagcctgttcatccTCTCTTTCGCATCGTcagagatccccaaagattggaaagctgccgcggtcatccccctcatcaaagggggagacactctagacccaaactgttatagacctatatccatcctgccctgcctttctaaaatcttcaaaagccaagttaataaacagatcaccgaccatttcaaatcccaccgtaccttatccactatgcaatctggtttccgagctggtcatgggtgcacctcagccacgctcaaggtcctaaacgatatcataccgccatcgataaaagacagtactgtgcaatcgtcttcatcaacctggccaaggctttcgactctgtcaatcaccgcattcttatcggcagactcaagagcctcggcttctcaaatgactgcctcgcctggttttctctgtatatatcaatgatgtcgctcttgctgctggtgattctctgatccacctctacgcagacgacaccattcggtatacatctggcccttctttggacacctcCAAACGTGCTTCAACgcaatacaacactccttccgtggcctccaactgctttaaatgctagtaaaactaagtgcatgcacttcaaccgattgctgcccgcaccctcctgctcgactagcatcactactctgggcggttctgatctagaatatgtggacaactacaaatacgtaggtgtctggttggactgtaaactctccttccagactcacaataCGTTTGTTGAGAATGATCAGGGTTTGTTCTTGATGCAGATAGTATCATGACAGATCCCTGGCCTTGGTCAGTAAAAACATGACCCATCCCCCATTAAAACAAACAATGGtgatactgtatattactgtaatCCTCACTCACAGCAGGGCTCCACCTCCCTGGCACGGAGGGGCAGGACAGAGACTCTATGCCCATCAACTGGCACAGAGAAAGGGATGCTCGGATCCCATGGTGGGGGTGGAAGCCGTGGAGAGAGTCAGTGAACCACCGGCCAAGAATGGGATCTAAAAATTGAAAAATGGGCACAACATCTGACATGGGATGAACCAACTAGCCAAGCTTGAACATTATGATAACACACTGAGGGTTCTCTGAGCTACCATATTGTGTAACCCCAGCCCAGTGTAGAAGTTGTTCTCAGTACAAAGTTGCATGTATGATGCATATGTATTTCAAGTGTTTATTCTAAAGCTAAGCACATGCAAATGAGgacataactgtgtgtgtgtgtgtgtgtgtgtgtgtgtgtgtgtgtgtgtgtgtgtgtgtgtgtgtgtgtgtgtgtgtgtgtgtgtgtgtgtgtgtgtgtgtgtgtgtgtgtgtgtgtgtgtgtgtgtgtgtgtgtgtgtgtgtgtgtgtgtgtgtgtgtgtgtgtgtgtgtgtgtgtgtgtgtgtgtgtgtgtgtgtgtgtgtgtgtgtgtgtgtgtgtgtgtgtgtgtacgaaaGATACTTATTTATACACACAAGCCTTCTATAGAAGAAGAAGGCAGACCAGCTTTAGAAGCAGTCTTACGGACATTAGCTGGAGCTGAAAGTGGGGTAGATTTTGCAGCTTTAATTACTAGAGGGATTTACCCCTGAAAGGCTCCTACCTGAATTGAAAAGAAGGAAacaaagaagaaagaaagaaacaaagaAGTTGTTTGTTGATGTTGCTGTTACTGTATTATTAGTACTCGCTAGCACGTAGTACCCTGTGCATGTtgctctgtatgtctgtctgcttgtcctcttcctgtgtgtctgtcaTTTTTGTTTTTCTATTTCTCTGTTTCTCAGCATATCACAGTCCCCCAGTTTGTGTGAGTATCTGCCAGTGTCTCAGTGTTTATCAGACTCCAAGATGATATTCACTCACAGTTCAGAGTCCGACCAAGTTGGCAGCTGCTCACGCCTGTCTCAGTCCTGGGCACCAGCTGTGTTCCAACGGACCACTACCCTACTAGGACAACTGGCTCCAGCAAATCAATGGAGCTAACCAGCTAAGGCTCTCATCCAGCTGCAACTCTGCACACATGCTGTCCTCTCCATTTCCATTAATTATTCAACACACTCCAGTCTTTTTAATTCAGCTTTTTTCTATTTGatagagcatggggcggcaggtagcctagtggttagagcgtcgggccagtaaccgaaagctgacaaggtaaaaatctgtcattctgcccctgaacaagacagttaaccaactgttcctaggctttcattgtaaataagaatgtgttcttaactgacttgcctagttaaataagaaaATATTCAGTGTTTATTGAAATCTGACCTCTGGAGCCTTGTTGTTCATCAACTCAGTCACTAAGGGCTCATTGGgaaattactactactacttctcagtagttggtattcagattTACCTTATGAAGGTTCGTAATGGCATTTGCAGGTGTGGTTCCCTTGCGCACGCTGAATAAATGTAATGCAACTGTTGAAAACCCTCCCACTCgctggccaacagattttctcCTGGAGTTTTCGTTCAATATgtttttcagtacatttatcttaagTAATCCCTTTAAATATGGTGTACCTTTAATTAGAATTTTGACGACGGACATTGAGATACATTGAGAGAACGGGTTAAAAAAAatagggatcaatgaaagaatGTCATGTATGCATCTTCATCTCAATTTCAGCACCAACTGATTTTAAAATACTCTGATTTGTTAGATTATTTAGGAAcattttagggttaggaaagtatgtatgaatcatttaaaaaactggtttggagagcctttacgctctaaatatattgataaataaaaaatacagtggtttgattcatcctgaaagttCTCATTCCAATCCATTACATTTTGTAAGGTGGAAAAAAGTGTAGGTGTTGAACAATAGTCCTATGAATCTACTCTAATCCTCACTAATTATGGAACTGTGATGACAACGGTCCAGTCGTCTTGAACCATATTGATTCAAATAGGATACAAGTTCCAAATCATTCAAATTATTGCACAACGTTAGCCTAATATGATCCACTAATGCTAGCGACCCTCGGGAATAATTAACACAGAcctgacagaggaaagaaaggtaaacGGAATGGAATGGAATTATGCTAAATGCAAGATACAAATTGAAgagaactaacactaaagtgacagttctaaatgtataTGGGTATTACTGATGGTGGCTCCCAATAGTGGCTAATATTTCACATGatacaaattgtaaaataaaATGGAAAAAAGCCCAGGCATAGGCTATAATTAAAACATTATAAAGTACATACATCAACTCAGCatgttcagccctacagaagctTTGATGTCCAAATTTCATCCATGCAAAAAAATTCTGGCATAAAGATAACGGCACACCTatttattgtctatttcactgCGGAAAAGTTAATGTCATGTTGATATGATTTTCTGTTTGCTTTCCATTTAACTGGTTTCACATTCGTATCCAGGGATCATAAGGGAAAATAATCTAAAACATTTGCTATGTGTATTTACAATCCCCTTCTCCAAACGgattactcatttacctagctcttatcaatagctcttatcaatttAGAAATGACAGCGCATGGAGCATGCTGTTATTTTAGCTATGGAACCTGCAGGTTTGCAtgaccttattcatggtttcctcgGGTGGAATTATGAGGGAATTAAGTAAAAGTCAGAATACGGCTAATCTGTACACTGttttaaaagggttcttcagctgtcccgaTAGAAGAACCTTTTTTGGtccaggtaaaaccctttttggttccagttagaacaATTTTGGGattcatgtagaaccctctgtggaaagggttctacatggaacccaaaacagCTATACTTGGGAACCAAAAATAGTTATTATATGGgcacagccgaagaacccttttaggccGTAGATAGCGTTTagacacacctctgccacacctTCATTTCTTTGATCTCCACCCCAAACGAACAGTGCTATTCTCATGCTTCAGTTCAAGATCAGAATACGCATAAAGAGAGAAGTGCGCGCACTTAACTCGGGTCGGAATCGGGGCCTGACTGATCTGTTGAGTCTGCTTTAAGTCAATTACCCTGTTGAAAGAcatagcgacacacacacactgacctataTTTCAGTGCAATATCTTGGAATTATGGTTCAAGAGTATATCacatcattttttaaaaatgtgctGTGACAGTCCATCTGTGCATATCTACAGtgcattatagtgcactacaacaCCATAATAAACTATGTGGTAATCATCACTATAAAATACAGTAGAGCATATTACATCATTATTGACATGCTTGTACTATGATTTGGGTGACCAACAGTACTGATAGGTTGGTAACTCCCAGCCTGTGTTAAAAAGACAAACCCTGCCCACCTTTGGTGAGACGGTAGTTCATTACAGGACATAGAAGGTCAGGGTTTGCAATAACAACAGGGTGGGAGACTTCCTATCAAACTTGTGATGTCAGTCAAGGGATTTTTCAATGAAAGAGGTTAGGTAAACACAAGCAGCCCTGGAATTGCCCAACTCTGGCCTGAGGTACTCTCAATATTTGGCATCCGTCGTGGGAGGGTAAATCCGTTGTTTCCGTTAATTACGGCTCCTGGCCTGACATTGTTATTGTCAGACAGTGTAGGGTTGTGAGGCAGACAGGTGTGGTTGTGTTTGGCCATGTGCAGCAGACAGATCAAAGTGCAGATGAAGACACATCTcatctgattggctggctggctttcTCCTTATCTCAGTGATTTAATGCCTTTTACAGTACATATTTCCAAACGGAAAGTCTGAAAGTTTCCCAGAAAACAAAATGGAAAGACAAGCACCCGAACCGATAGACACATACACTCACTCATTGACcctcactgaaataataaaataCCTCCAAGGACCTGATAAACAAAAGCTCATATGGTAAGCAATTGAAGTGATAGGACCATTTTTCTCAAGTGATGCTATTACCAGCCCTACTAGTATTGTTTGAGTGTCTCGGGTGTTTTTTCTGCATTCACCTGTTCGTTTACGAGCTTGATACATTATTAAAGGAGTTGCTTTGCACGCCTCCTAAAGTGACACGTTGGTGTCTCTGAATGCCCTGTAAGAGATCCGACAGAAACGGGTTTAGACATGGCTCTGCACTCCTGCCCTCCCACGCTATGACTTTACTGTTGCAAAACAGTAGCAAGCACAGACACCTTACTAATAACCTTGTTTGCCATCGTCATCTAAAACATGGGAATCTTCCTTTCTGTTAGTGGGTTAGATAGGCTGACGTGTTATATTGTCAATATGTTTTACACAATCTATAAATATCCTGTTTCGCCGGCATCATCCGCCCTATATCGTATTGTACTGAACAGTACCATTGAGAGGCTGTATTTGTATGTACAGAAAAGGCTAAATATGCCTCCGCGTCAGTGTAGCAGGTAAGTTGTCATGTGATCCATGTGGAGTGCTGCAACATGCTAAGTTAGAAACCACACTGTCCCCCAGTTTTCCCACAGGATACAGCTACAGCACCCAgagcgtgtacacacacacagaccccatcTGCCCCTTGTCCCTAATCAGCTTATCACCGTctgtcatcctccctccctcccaccggtGGGTGagtgtgtcagggcttgacatacATTAGCAGAAGCCTTCTTATAGGAACTAGGGCTCAGGAAGTCTTCAGTTTACAACACAAACTCTCCCTGGCCCCCCTGTTTAACCCAGGCCTCATAGTCTAAAGtcagactccacacacacacatacactcacccaCAGAACAGAGACATACACTCAGCAAACATGCAGTACACACGAAGACGGCTACATTTCCACgagtgtgtgtgattgtgagacgatgcaggtgtgtgtgtgtgtttttccccttGCAGAGCACCAGAGCCCAGCGGATCTCTCAGTCAATATGGACATATGGCCTCCTCTATGCCTTCCTCACTCACTCTGCCTGAGAGCTAGCTGATCCCGTTTGTTTGTCTGTCAGTCTAATGGGAAACGACAGAGCATGGGATAACACAGGAAATATGCTTGAGTTTACTTCCTGTGCCGCACTCCAACATTCGCCTTGTGTCTTGAAATGGCACATTTCACGTCATAGGATCCTCTACTTTTGAAAAGCTGTTGAAGGAAAATTTGAGAGGGGCCAATAAGGCATACTAAAAACACAATGGCAGTAGTCCCTGCCTTGTCTGTTGTCCTTATGCCCGTGTTCCTAACAACACTGGTCTTCCCAGACCAAGGGAGTCTGCTCCTTCAGTATAAGCCCTAAAACCCAGCATATTGGCATGCAGAAGGTGCACTCTCTCccatcctttccccctctctctccactgaggGCTGGACATGAATCACTGCTGACCAGAGTGACAGGTGGTTGGTGCCACTGGGCCTCATCCCAGCCTCAGGGACAATATTTATCGCTTTGTTTATGGATCCATAGCACATTGCTGCCCCAATACCATCAACACTATAACCCTCCCCAAAGCTACTTAAACCTGCACCCTAAATCAGAACACATCCTTGGGTGAGGAGGTGATGTTGAAGTAACGTGCCATGGGACAGGGTTTGGCAGGCAGGGCCACTGTGGAATTCAGCAGCTGGGTAACAACCCCGACTCGTTCCCCTCCCCATCTATTCcctatccatcctctctgtcagtaTGAAGGAGAAATGCTCCATTGAAGACAACTGGGTAAAGTAGGCAAATAAGCTGGAATGGAATCCCCTTTATATGCGCCTTTCTCTCTGTGGATTCTGATCTTGaacttaagcatgagaatagctGATGCCGTATTCTGACCGTAACTTAATGCCCTAATAATTCTACCACCTTTACGCTCAAGGAAACTAtaagaaaaaaaataagaaaaatcgACTTTATATTTCCgatagaaataacaccattctccatgcaTTTACaaattgataagagctaggtaaatgagtaatGCGTTTGGATAAGGGGATTGTAAAAATGACAATTGTTTAGATTATTTTACCTTCTGATCtctggagacaaatgtgaaaccagtcatatggcaGCAAAAACTGAAGCATATCAACTTTCCCACAAAGTTTATGAAAATGCTGTGCCATTACGCATAATTTAAATTGTACGGCCTTAACTTGGAGGAATGACTTAAATATAGGCTATCCTGACTTCCTCTGTTTCcatcatgttaaatattagccactgTCAGTAGGCCTAACAACCACACATATTCAACTGTGAATTTATcgttagttcccttcagttggtacAGCCTACATAATTTCATTTACTTGGTTCTTCTGTAAATGCCGTCGCAGCCATGTGGTTGTTTCTGAGGATCATTAGTAATAGTTGATATTATAAAAAGACATGTAGGTTAATGAAATTATTATGGAGTAGAGCGCAGACCAAGCCATGACAGTTTGAAGCCAACGCACGGCGCAATATTTTGCTGTGTCAAAGTTCCATGGTTAGTACAGGCAATAGACAAGGCTACTATTGTACACTATTCTCCCTATTACAATTACACTAACCTTCCAACATTACCATGGGTTGAAGAACAATGCGTCATTTTTCAGAATGAATCAAACCATTTTCTTTCGTGCGTAAAAGCTCTCCTAACCCGTTTATGAGTCAAATACTTTCCTAACCCTAATAAATCTACAAGATGAGAATATTTGTAAAACTACAAATTGGTGCTGAACCGACGATGAATGTCAGTATTTACatggctttctttcattgatccctaatattctgaaccGGTTCTCTAAATATATTCTATTGACTGTGTCGACCAAAGTCAAAAAAAAAAGGTACACAGTGTTTAAAAGGAATGGCTgaagataaatgtactgaaaacacAGCAAGTGGGATGGTTTTCAACAGTTCAATTACAGTTATTCAGCACGCGCAAGGGAACCACGTCTGCTAAGGCCATGAAGCACCTGCATAAGGTAGGCCTAAACACCAACTAATGAGAAGAGCGTAGGAATGGCGAGCGCAAGAAATGCAAAATGTTCGACGGTGGAATCGGGCCCCAAAAGCACCAACACTCTTCTGGACCTGTGCCATATCAGGAAGAAAATAGAACTGTAGCATGATGTACTAAATAAACAGTTTTTCATTCTAAATAATGGATGAGAGACTagaaaaacaaaatatatatatatttgtttttaacTTGTCAAAAAGGGACATGGGAGTGCTGCTGTCAATTCATGCAAACATTAGATTCAGGAACAGCTGTGGGTGTTCCCCTGGACCCGCATCACATTAAAAATCTCAGAACTTTGCAAAGCTGACCTGTAGCCTCTAAAAAAACAGAGTCTATGTCCATATGCCGTCACAATGACCTTAAGACATTCAACTCGATGACAAACTCTACACCATTGAATATTTTGGTAGGCACTGAAAGCATAATCACTGACCAGGGAAATATATTTTTCCTAAAACTTTATTCTTTATTGACATGTTAAGAAAGACACCATGTTGCAAGTTGTAGCTTGACTCTTCTTTGGACAGCCAGACACTGCTGACCTCAAAAGCACATCAACAGACCGTGGAGCTCAGTCCTAGACCCACACATCATCTCACCACTGAGCCATCCATCAGTCTCCTCTGAGAGGAACAGGAAATCACATAAATAAACAGCCTCCCCTCTTTTCCCTTCACACAGAGCAGAGTGCCAGggctggggtcaattccattccaATTCCAGTcatttgaaatggaattgactccAACCCTGCAGAGTGCATATTATCATTACACATACTTCAGAATTCAGTTACACACAACACTCACACTAATGTTGTGCGGGTGGCTGGGGCCTGGATTTTGTGTGCATATAATGTGTGGgtttgtctgtgtgtatgttCACATAGATGCAACCAGATTGCACTTTTGTACAAAGCTTGAATGCTATGCACCAGTTGTTGAATAGTACGATTACAATAGTTTTGTAACAACTTCAAATTGCATTTTTAAAAGACATATTGGTCCATCTTCTCTGCAGGCTGTCGAGGACACGCAGAACCGAAGTCACCCCCTGTTTACTTTCAGAGAATTCCCTCTTTCCTACTCCAACCATCCTGATCCCCCTTCCATTGAGCAGTGTTGGActttcctcccctccaatccgACAGCACCCCTACCCATCCACCCTACACTTACCACAAGACTCTCATCCACACCCAGACATACTTCTTCACTGAATAAACAGAAACACTAAACTGCACCAATGCTTGATTAGAGACCACGCTCACCTGCAATACAGACGACAATGCAGTACACAGCTACAGACGTTACTCCGTCGCAGACCTGAAAACGTCTGTGTTTTCGTGAGTACAGGTGATTGTGCTATGTTGAGATGACCCACAAATATATTGACTTTCACTTGCATGCTGGAATCAACATCAACGGTATTAATGAAGTCTTAGAGCGAaggtaaaaaataattaaaagctTTCATGTTTCACAGTATCAATGGGGTTCTAAGTCTTACTtgctcttcacacacacacacactattcttgCATCATCAGACTAGCTCCAACCCCAGTGCAGACACAACAGGGATCTGGGACCCTCTACACAGCATCCTTAGTACCTGtgtgacagacaaacagacagcagGGACCACAGCATCACTGGTCTACACccatcaacatcctcctcagCATTCAGTCATTTCTATCCCTGACATGATTGCTTTCAATGTTTGTTTGAGAAGTGTGATTGCTTGTCCTGCTCTTCTAGGGAAGCAGTCCTGACCTGCAGCCCAGATGAATTCATGTGCTCCAGAGTGCTCTCCGACTTTGAAAGATTGATGGTTCAAAAataatgacccccccccccaaaaaacaaaaacatatatTCTAAAACATGAGGTAAGGCAACAGAATAACAATGTCCTCCTTCAAACAAAAATAAAGAACAATATATACCAGAGACCCCTCAATGGTCTGAGATTTATCAATATTAAAAACACAATGTGGGACACAGGCCTGGGTATCATTCCAGAGCCTCCCtgttctgtctctttcctctAAACATTGGACACAGCGTTGGAGTCCCGCGCCTGGCGGATCCCGTATAGCCACTTGATGACGCGAGCATTCCTCTCGATGACTGAGATTCCGTAGGGGACACGCTCCCCAGGTCGGGCAGGACCTTCCTCATCCTCGTCCTCCCCCTGTTCCCGAGCCTGCTCACACTCAGAGCTGGGGGTGCTGACGCTGCGCATCTTGGACACAGACACAATGTCTGAGCTGGCCCTGGCGAAGCGCTCCACTCCCCCCATGCCCTCTACCTCCTCTGGGTGCAGCCCACAGTAGTTGAAGAAGCGCTCCAGGTCGGCTGTGGCTCGTGAGTACCGGTCGCTCAGGTCAGACTTGGAGCGGTGTAGGGAGGGGTGTTTACGAGCCGAGCCGGGCCGAGACCCCCTGGAACTGGCTGAGGACATACGGGTGAAAGCAGGAGAGGCTGGGGGCATCATACCGGCCCCGAACACCATGGGGCTGGGAGGCAGGTAGggtggggaagaggggagagcCTGCATGGGGGTGAGGGACAGAGGTTGAGTCTGGGGCTgctgtggaggaggtggtggggcCTGTGGCTGGGCTACCTGGGGCTGGGCAGTCTGTCTGGGCTTGATCGGAGGCCGGAGGTGGGTCCTCAGGGGCTTCCTCACCTCAGCCTGGGGCCTAACATCCACCCTGCGCACCGTCACTGAGGTTGGAGTGCTGTAGGGCACTGGCACCCCCACCCTGATGCCCCGTGCTGGGACAGGAGGTGGCAGGCGGCTGGGCTCGGCAGGGGAGGCCTGGCTGTTGTTGTTaaagggagaggtggaagaggaggatgtggaggaggt
It includes:
- the wu:fa11c10 gene encoding protein FAM110B gives rise to the protein MPVETLRPSDGCLVGVPFTSAMPFRILNKGPDYFRRPAEPGARKLSAVERLEADKAKYVKSQQVVLTRQEPVKPPIIRKPLLSPGMMLQCRINAPPARKVPRRPADSENTGGVGWRRGPPLNLDILNNLINVCDGPLHCSPSPVPSSPSASSPSSGGNSMGNRLLADQERSNRVLNDFKHVNNCNTSSTSSSSTSPFNNNSQASPAEPSRLPPPVPARGIRVGVPVPYSTPTSVTVRRVDVRPQAEVRKPLRTHLRPPIKPRQTAQPQVAQPQAPPPPPQQPQTQPLSLTPMQALPSSPPYLPPSPMVFGAGMMPPASPAFTRMSSASSRGSRPGSARKHPSLHRSKSDLSDRYSRATADLERFFNYCGLHPEEVEGMGGVERFARASSDIVSVSKMRSVSTPSSECEQAREQGEDEDEEGPARPGERVPYGISVIERNARVIKWLYGIRQARDSNAVSNV